A region from the Salvia splendens isolate huo1 chromosome 15, SspV2, whole genome shotgun sequence genome encodes:
- the LOC121768438 gene encoding 60S ribosomal protein L37-3: protein MGKGTGSFGKRRNKTHTLCVRCGRRSFHLQKSRCSACAYPAARKRTYNWSVKAIRRKTTGTGRMRYLRNVPRRFKTNFREGTEAAPRKKAVAASA from the exons ATG GGCAAGGGAACTGGGAGCTTTGGAAAGAGGAGGAACAAGACACACACACTGTGTGTGAGGTGCGGCCGCCGCAGCTTCCACCTCCAGAAGAGCCGCTGCTCCGCCTGTGCTTATCCTGCTGCTCGCAAGAGGACAT ACAACTGGAGTGTGAAGGCCATTCGCCGAAAGACAACCGGCACTGGGCGCATGAGGTATCTACGCAATGTTCCCCGCAGATTCAAGACCAACTTCAGAGAAG GTACTGAAGCAGCACCAAGGAAGAAGGCGGTTGCTGCATCTGCTTAA
- the LOC121766318 gene encoding heparan-sulfate 6-O-sulfotransferase 3-like: MAYSSLSLCLPPSTPKAELVASTSSTLFTASSSIRKTLSPLLSLPSCRSSIVARGHRRSLIVGMAPEEEKMTRRSPLDFPIEWDRPKPGRRPDIFPQFSPMKTPLPPPMPADPEEDEEEDEEKKEEEEEDPEKEDPDKPDQ, from the exons ATGGCGTACTCATCCTTATCCCTCTGTCTACCACCTTCTACTCCCAAAGCGGAGTTGGTAGCTTCAACCTCGTCGACATTATTTACGGCCTCTTCTTCAATTAGAAAAACCCTTTCTCCGCTTCTGTCTCTCCCGAGTTGCCGCAGCTCAATCGTGGCGCGTGGCCACCGGAGATCGTTGATTGTGGGTATGGCTCCCGAAGAAGAGAAGATGACTCGCCGTTCGCCTCTCGATTTCCCCATC GAGTGGGATAGGCCAAAGCCTGGAAGGAGACCTGACATTTTCCCACAGTTCAGTCCTATGAAGACTCCATTACCACCACCCATGCCGGCTGATcctgaggaagatgaagaagaggatgaagagaaaaaagaagaagaggaggaagacCCTGAGAAGGAGGATCCCGACAAGCCAGACCAGTAG